A genomic stretch from Solidesulfovibrio fructosivorans JJ] includes:
- a CDS encoding ferredoxin yields the protein MDTSPHGYSVNPVCCNGCGACAAMVPELFEMDEEAEKPVVLLAEAPAEDIERAMGICPHDCIEMD from the coding sequence ATGGACACGTCCCCGCACGGCTACAGCGTCAACCCCGTCTGCTGTAACGGTTGCGGCGCTTGCGCCGCCATGGTCCCGGAATTGTTCGAAATGGACGAGGAGGCCGAAAAGCCTGTCGTCCTTCTGGCCGAAGCGCCGGCGGAAGACATCGAGCGGGCCATGGGCATCTGCCCCCACGACTGCATCGAAATGGATTGA
- a CDS encoding zinc-ribbon domain-containing protein, whose translation MRCNKCGANIPDNQRFCPVCGHKLQSGHQSGALEPDGSEDTGGAARGNGTSRLLDFQGWARTGRGLGRYIEACAYGTLLVAGVAWYVYSGMFWPLYPILAICALAAWLRRL comes from the coding sequence ATGCGATGCAACAAATGCGGGGCCAATATCCCCGACAACCAACGTTTCTGTCCGGTCTGCGGACACAAGCTCCAGTCCGGGCACCAATCCGGCGCGCTTGAGCCGGACGGGTCCGAAGACACCGGCGGCGCGGCCCGGGGAAACGGCACCTCCCGGCTGCTCGATTTCCAGGGTTGGGCCAGGACCGGCAGGGGGCTTGGCCGCTACATCGAGGCCTGCGCCTACGGGACCCTGCTCGTGGCCGGCGTGGCCTGGTATGTCTACTCGGGCATGTTCTGGCCGCTCTATCCCATACTGGCGATCTGCGCCCTGGCGGCCTGGCTGCGCCGACTGTAA
- a CDS encoding SDR family oxidoreductase — MGMITDLFSLRDQVVVLTGGSGLIGREVVKQLPQSGCQLVVGVRDTDRFKAQLATNSYPEDIARPVCLPLDVAAPESVKAFFRALWEKYGRLDALINNAWPRTADWQAKFEDVTPESLYKNLCDHAGGFFLCCQSAAEYMKGQRRGAIVNMGSIYGEVGPHFPIYEGTDMTCAGAYPLIKGGIHTFTKYLATYLAPWNIRVNCISPGGVADDTHQHTAFQRRYIAQTPLGRMGRPSDFVGPMLFFLAPASGYVTGARLQVDGGWTAW, encoded by the coding sequence ATGGGCATGATCACGGATCTTTTTTCGTTGCGGGACCAGGTCGTCGTTCTCACCGGGGGCAGCGGGCTCATCGGCCGGGAAGTGGTCAAACAGCTTCCGCAAAGCGGCTGCCAGCTCGTGGTCGGCGTGCGCGATACCGACCGTTTCAAGGCCCAGCTTGCGACCAACAGCTATCCCGAAGACATCGCGCGTCCCGTCTGCCTGCCCCTGGATGTGGCCGCCCCGGAGTCCGTCAAGGCGTTTTTCCGGGCGCTCTGGGAAAAATACGGCCGGCTCGACGCCCTCATCAACAACGCCTGGCCGCGCACCGCCGACTGGCAGGCCAAATTCGAGGACGTCACGCCCGAAAGCCTGTACAAGAATTTGTGCGACCACGCCGGCGGCTTTTTCCTTTGCTGCCAAAGCGCCGCCGAATACATGAAAGGCCAGCGACGCGGGGCCATCGTCAACATGGGCTCCATTTACGGCGAGGTGGGGCCGCATTTCCCCATTTACGAGGGCACGGACATGACCTGTGCCGGAGCCTATCCGCTCATCAAGGGCGGCATCCATACCTTCACCAAATACCTGGCCACCTATCTGGCGCCCTGGAACATCCGGGTGAACTGCATAAGCCCGGGCGGCGTGGCGGACGACACCCACCAGCACACCGCGTTCCAGCGGCGCTACATCGCCCAAACACCGCTTGGCCGCATGGGCAGGCCTTCTGATTTCGTCGGTCCCATGCTGTTTTTCCTGGCTCCGGCCTCCGGGTACGTCACGGGAGCCAGACTGCAGGTGGACGGCGGCTGGACTGCTTGGTGA
- a CDS encoding SPASM domain-containing protein, whose protein sequence is MYDTRFFMNSYDLKREILKGRHVGTAATDIYEKLNACLSPRPCVFNIETTSYCNMRCVMCQRTTDMTRKPRHMDMKTFSRVADQLSPMSDAEKAQWRAFVERRLLTGAETTENTFYFDIVSQSVTLHGFGEPLLDPLLPQRVALLSQRSIPSYFSCNPCNIELDFIEELFDAGIGYIKFAMDSLDDAEARRIRGGPADFSRSYENILKVLELKKRKGASTVIVMTMLDFCGEFGQTSQAARFLELWRDKGVYAYVKTVDNKWLLQRKGETDKSRGENKSHYCAQYCEYPWTSLTVLADGSVVPCTQDINGSHIFGNVNDAPLAGIWNNREMRQFRMAQITGEFPDDFMCHARCDYPILAYHLGAKPWA, encoded by the coding sequence ATGTATGATACCCGTTTTTTCATGAACAGTTACGATCTGAAGCGGGAGATCCTCAAGGGACGCCATGTCGGGACGGCCGCCACGGACATCTATGAAAAGCTGAATGCCTGTCTTTCCCCAAGGCCATGCGTCTTCAATATCGAGACCACAAGCTATTGCAATATGCGCTGCGTGATGTGCCAGCGGACCACCGATATGACGCGCAAACCGCGGCACATGGACATGAAGACGTTTTCCCGGGTGGCGGATCAGCTATCGCCCATGAGCGACGCCGAAAAGGCCCAGTGGCGCGCTTTTGTGGAGCGTCGTCTCCTCACGGGGGCGGAGACGACGGAAAACACCTTTTACTTCGACATCGTCTCGCAGTCCGTCACGTTGCACGGCTTTGGCGAACCCTTGCTGGACCCGCTGCTGCCCCAACGCGTGGCCTTGCTCAGCCAGCGTTCCATACCCAGTTATTTTTCGTGCAACCCCTGCAATATAGAGCTGGATTTCATCGAAGAGCTTTTCGACGCGGGCATTGGCTACATCAAGTTCGCCATGGATAGCCTCGACGACGCCGAAGCCCGGCGGATCCGTGGCGGTCCCGCCGATTTCAGCCGTTCGTATGAAAACATCCTCAAGGTGCTCGAACTCAAGAAACGCAAGGGCGCTTCAACCGTTATCGTCATGACGATGCTCGATTTCTGCGGCGAGTTCGGCCAGACGTCCCAAGCCGCCCGTTTCCTGGAGCTTTGGCGGGACAAAGGCGTCTATGCCTACGTCAAAACCGTTGACAATAAATGGCTGCTGCAGCGCAAAGGCGAAACGGATAAAAGCCGGGGCGAAAACAAGAGCCACTACTGCGCCCAGTACTGCGAGTACCCCTGGACATCCCTGACCGTGTTGGCGGACGGCTCCGTGGTGCCCTGTACCCAGGACATCAACGGCTCCCACATCTTCGGCAACGTCAACGACGCCCCCCTGGCGGGAATCTGGAACAACCGCGAAATGAGACAGTTCAGAATGGCGCAGATAACCGGTGAGTTTCCCGACGATTTCATGTGTCACGCGCGTTGCGACTATCCCATCCTCGCGTATCACCTCGGGGCAAAGCCATGGGCATGA
- a CDS encoding twin-arginine translocation signal domain-containing protein: protein MKSGLDRRKFLELGAAACGMLAVAGAFPQKAGAQAPAQPVALDACLAMSPLAMAESSAIVDRDWKYLGEVAASIKDPAVRQKVRAILDNPAPTLADRLADPKTRTSVHQELEAKGFLKGQTVAGMLPPVADPSKAAQPFKSAPGSGYTSHHAFPGGLVVHTAGNMRNTLGIHDGYVKNYGLTLDRDTTVVSQMLHDLHKPWVFVWAEDGASRKEQSLAGTGEHHVLSVAESIVRGLPPQMVVAQACAHNHPGDAKDEADVVGWITAAAILAGVDPVKAGLLGPDGKTLPVPRRMEGFVCHLGDHDWVLTVPAGKWTTAALGQLAKERYGIADADSKAFNQFRNYVFAHGTMMGLYAAYSASGKDALADAVAAIVKPV, encoded by the coding sequence ATGAAGTCAGGACTCGATCGCAGAAAATTTCTCGAGCTTGGCGCGGCCGCCTGCGGCATGCTCGCCGTTGCCGGCGCATTTCCCCAAAAGGCCGGGGCCCAGGCCCCGGCCCAGCCTGTCGCCCTGGACGCCTGCCTGGCCATGTCCCCCCTGGCCATGGCCGAAAGCTCGGCCATTGTCGACCGGGACTGGAAATACCTGGGCGAAGTGGCAGCGTCCATCAAGGACCCGGCCGTGCGGCAAAAGGTGCGGGCCATTCTCGACAACCCCGCCCCCACCCTGGCCGATCGCCTGGCCGATCCCAAAACCCGGACCTCGGTCCACCAGGAACTGGAGGCCAAAGGCTTCCTCAAGGGCCAGACCGTGGCCGGCATGCTGCCCCCGGTCGCCGATCCGTCCAAGGCCGCGCAGCCCTTCAAGAGCGCCCCGGGCAGCGGCTACACCAGCCACCACGCCTTTCCCGGCGGCCTGGTCGTGCACACCGCCGGCAACATGCGCAATACGCTCGGCATCCACGACGGCTACGTGAAAAACTACGGTCTGACCCTCGACCGGGACACGACGGTGGTGTCGCAGATGCTCCACGACCTGCACAAGCCCTGGGTCTTCGTCTGGGCCGAGGACGGGGCGTCCCGCAAGGAGCAATCCCTGGCCGGCACGGGCGAACACCACGTGCTTTCCGTGGCCGAATCCATCGTGCGCGGCCTGCCGCCGCAAATGGTGGTGGCCCAGGCCTGCGCCCACAACCATCCCGGCGACGCCAAGGACGAGGCCGACGTGGTGGGCTGGATCACGGCGGCGGCGATCCTGGCCGGCGTGGACCCGGTCAAGGCCGGGCTGCTCGGCCCGGACGGCAAGACGCTGCCCGTGCCCCGTCGCATGGAAGGATTCGTGTGCCACCTGGGCGACCACGACTGGGTGCTGACCGTGCCGGCGGGCAAATGGACGACCGCCGCCCTCGGCCAACTGGCCAAGGAACGCTACGGCATCGCGGACGCCGACTCCAAGGCTTTCAACCAGTTTCGCAACTACGTGTTCGCCCACGGCACCATGATGGGACTCTACGCGGCCTACAGCGCCTCGGGCAAAGACGCCCTGGCCGACGCCGTGGCCGCCATCGTCAAGCCGGTGTGA
- a CDS encoding LysR substrate-binding domain-containing protein, protein MTLRHLEIFLALAATPHMRDVAARLFVSQAAVSSALRDFEAELGVTLFDRIGRGIRLNEKGRLLESRLAPLFSQLTDIFGYVARDSMAGHVRVGASTTLADYVLPQILYDFQTRYEHVAITCESGNTADIVQHIEAGSLDIGFVEGDVRSLLVRAAPLLRERLVVVTSDRHLAAAGPQPMARLMGRRWLMREQGSGTRETFLSRLFPLDLRPELFLEFDNNDSIKAVLENPDTLACLSPLVVARELASGELFAVPIADVAFERVFSRVMHRDRIASPLLDAVSTAVNNRLQAHQSEAGGEKEEDGKRVREGDPF, encoded by the coding sequence ATGACGCTACGACATCTGGAAATTTTTTTGGCCTTGGCCGCGACGCCGCACATGCGCGACGTCGCGGCGCGGCTCTTCGTGTCCCAGGCCGCCGTGTCGAGCGCCCTGCGCGATTTCGAGGCGGAACTCGGCGTGACGCTTTTCGACCGCATCGGCCGGGGCATCCGCCTCAACGAGAAGGGACGGCTGCTCGAAAGCCGGCTGGCGCCGCTTTTTTCCCAGCTCACCGATATCTTCGGCTACGTAGCCCGCGACAGCATGGCCGGACATGTCCGCGTCGGCGCGTCCACCACCCTGGCCGATTATGTGCTGCCGCAGATCCTCTATGACTTCCAGACGCGCTACGAGCACGTCGCCATCACCTGCGAGTCGGGCAACACCGCCGACATCGTCCAGCACATCGAGGCCGGAAGCCTGGATATCGGATTCGTGGAAGGCGACGTGCGCAGCCTGCTCGTCCGCGCCGCGCCGCTTTTGCGGGAACGGCTGGTGGTGGTCACTTCCGACCGCCATCTGGCCGCCGCCGGTCCCCAGCCCATGGCCAGACTCATGGGCCGGCGGTGGCTCATGCGCGAACAGGGTTCGGGCACGCGGGAAACCTTTCTGTCCCGCCTTTTTCCCCTGGATCTGCGGCCCGAACTGTTCCTCGAATTCGACAACAACGATTCCATCAAGGCGGTGCTCGAAAATCCCGACACCCTGGCCTGCCTGTCGCCCCTGGTGGTGGCCCGGGAACTGGCCTCGGGCGAGCTTTTCGCCGTCCCCATCGCGGACGTCGCCTTCGAGCGGGTGTTCTCGCGTGTCATGCACCGGGACCGCATCGCCTCGCCGTTGCTCGACGCCGTCAGCACGGCCGTCAACAACCGGCTGCAAGCGCACCAATCGGAGGCGGGGGGGGAGAAGGAGGAGGATGGGAAGCGTGTGCGAGAGGGGGACCCTTTTTGA